One Prolixibacteraceae bacterium DNA segment encodes these proteins:
- the gdhA gene encoding NADP-specific glutamate dehydrogenase codes for MNTEINEFMEALKARTPGESEFHQAVEEVVETVWDVYNANPRYKKAKILERMVEPERVIMFRVPWVNDQGDVEINRGYRVEFNSAIGPYKGGLRFHPSVNLSILKFLGFEQTFKNSLTTLPMGGGKGGSDFNAKGRSDNEIMRFCQSFMTELSRHIGPNTDVPAGDIGVGGREIGYLFGQYKRLRNEFTGVLTGKGTNWGGSLIRPEATGYGAVYFVQHMLHEMNQEIKGKTFSVSGFGNVAWGCIKKINELGGKVVTISGPDGYIYDKEGITGEKVDYMLELRATNNDIVSPYAEEFGAEFHAGKKPWECKVDVALPCACENELNEEDAKKLLANDVMMVAEVSNMGCTAEAAFLLTDKTTFAPGKAVNAGGVAVSGLEMSQNSMRYSWREEEVDERLKIIMKDIHDTCVRYGRKGDKVNYIQGANVGGFVKVADSMMDQGYV; via the coding sequence ATGAATACAGAGATTAATGAATTCATGGAGGCCTTAAAGGCCCGTACACCAGGAGAAAGCGAATTCCATCAAGCAGTAGAAGAAGTTGTTGAAACTGTATGGGATGTGTACAATGCAAATCCACGCTATAAAAAAGCGAAGATTCTTGAGCGAATGGTGGAACCTGAGCGTGTAATAATGTTCCGTGTACCATGGGTTAACGATCAAGGAGATGTAGAGATCAACCGTGGTTATCGTGTGGAGTTCAATAGCGCTATTGGACCTTATAAAGGTGGTTTAAGATTTCACCCTAGTGTGAACTTGAGTATTTTGAAGTTCTTAGGTTTTGAGCAAACTTTCAAAAACTCATTGACAACCCTACCTATGGGAGGTGGAAAAGGAGGTTCTGATTTCAATGCCAAAGGTCGTAGTGATAATGAGATCATGAGATTCTGTCAAAGCTTTATGACTGAATTGTCTCGCCACATTGGACCAAATACTGATGTTCCTGCAGGGGATATAGGTGTTGGTGGTCGTGAAATTGGATATCTTTTCGGACAGTATAAGAGACTACGGAATGAATTTACAGGTGTTTTAACTGGTAAAGGAACCAATTGGGGTGGTAGTTTAATTCGTCCAGAAGCAACAGGATATGGTGCTGTTTATTTTGTTCAGCATATGCTTCATGAGATGAACCAAGAGATTAAAGGAAAGACGTTCAGTGTTTCTGGTTTTGGTAATGTTGCTTGGGGATGTATCAAGAAGATTAACGAACTAGGTGGAAAAGTTGTTACTATTTCTGGCCCTGATGGTTATATCTATGATAAAGAGGGTATCACTGGCGAAAAAGTAGACTATATGCTTGAGCTTCGTGCTACAAATAACGATATCGTTTCTCCATATGCTGAAGAGTTCGGTGCAGAGTTCCATGCAGGTAAAAAACCATGGGAATGTAAAGTAGATGTTGCCCTTCCTTGTGCTTGTGAGAATGAGTTGAACGAAGAAGATGCTAAAAAGCTTCTTGCAAATGATGTGATGATGGTGGCAGAGGTGTCTAATATGGGATGTACTGCTGAAGCAGCATTCTTGTTGACAGACAAAACTACTTTTGCTCCAGGTAAAGCTGTTAACGCTGGTGGTGTTGCCGTTTCAGGTTTGGAGATGTCACAAAACAGCATGCGTTATTCTTGGAGAGAAGAAGAAGTGGATGAAAGATTGAAAATTATCATGAAAGATATTCACGATACTTGTGTTCGTTATGGCCGAAAAGGCGATAAAGTAAACTATATCCAAGGTGCAAACGTAGGTGGTTTCGTAAAAGTTGCGGACTCTATGATGGATCAAGGTTATGTATAA
- a CDS encoding GntR family transcriptional regulator produces MTEIGKINQLHIVKDHTAGIYLDGEDLGEILLPNRYVPENCAPGDLLEVFIYLDSEDRLVASTDFPKVMVEQFGFLEVKQVNHIGAFMDWGLPKDLLVPFKEQHTKMSEGEYYLVFTYLDPITNRIVATTKTNKLLGNIKPELERGDKVEALICDEREIGYTVIVNNKYRGMVYKNETFENIEPGDRIDAFVKNVREDYKIDLQTTPLGYKKVDDTAERLLITLQQFGGRIKITDKSDPETIKEIFGMSKKTFKKTLGMLYKQRKVVLEENAIAIVKEEKE; encoded by the coding sequence ATGACAGAAATCGGAAAAATAAATCAACTACACATCGTTAAAGACCACACTGCAGGGATATATCTTGACGGAGAAGATCTTGGAGAGATACTTCTTCCAAACCGATATGTACCAGAGAATTGTGCGCCTGGAGACCTTTTAGAAGTATTTATCTACTTGGACTCAGAAGATCGACTCGTGGCAAGCACCGACTTTCCTAAAGTAATGGTTGAACAGTTTGGGTTTCTTGAAGTAAAACAGGTAAATCATATCGGTGCATTTATGGATTGGGGATTACCAAAAGATCTTTTGGTTCCTTTCAAAGAGCAACATACAAAGATGAGCGAAGGAGAATATTACTTAGTATTCACCTATCTTGATCCTATTACAAATCGTATTGTTGCTACTACGAAGACAAACAAACTCTTAGGAAATATAAAACCAGAGCTTGAGAGAGGAGATAAAGTAGAGGCACTTATATGTGATGAAAGAGAGATTGGTTATACCGTCATTGTCAATAATAAATATCGAGGGATGGTCTATAAAAACGAAACTTTCGAGAACATCGAACCTGGAGACAGAATCGATGCCTTTGTAAAAAACGTTAGAGAAGATTACAAAATCGATCTACAGACGACTCCTCTCGGATATAAGAAAGTCGACGATACCGCAGAACGTCTATTGATTACACTTCAACAGTTTGGTGGAAGGATTAAGATTACAGACAAATCGGATCCAGAGACAATCAAAGAGATCTTTGGTATGAGTAAAAAAACGTTTAAAAAGACGCTTGGAATGCTATACAAACAACGAAAGGTAGTCCTTGAAGAGAATGCAATTGCTATTGTAAAAGAGGAAAAAGAGTAG
- a CDS encoding GHKL domain-containing protein — translation MNIMNRSFKSFSYSFLIALILLVTATLLNGTFHNKGDKKIEFETFQNIFLQEIELLDSLSNPIISEISNEDNILDSTIQNIATSLPSNFRLSLYKSGELTYWSNNDWSFYNTYNPKLMGDGIHQYPNGWYYNKAIDINQENTLVLSFLIKEEFSYSNKYLKPCFNGPFSGIHNINLHTKQQIFSIPIHSSEGKAALYISYQTRSSNDDPSRSTLLFILVFLSLIFLYGATTRVIKAIYKSFFSQLLATLSIYVIVFFGYKYFIIPNLNLPFFDPYDLAICGFIDSLGTFFLLGICIFCFVINNNILIINSDQKKEKHIKIVYFGIYLLTLLLWMFYSYYLKIGIQDSNINPFFAKELQFNFNNILFVLSIVLTFFSFVISFQSWNLINERLHRGYSFKIILSAIILLCSIPVISYNLKLLVVVTLLFGLATTIQIKTKESDRYKYRYLILFLYTLLGAFTYVIICSQGVQERLTKHREVYAERIKNERDPNAEITFEKISTAILKDSTLTEMLSEGRKIDDYLLRSYFNGYLAKYNTTVSLYSEYDNLNIENSDQWVPANQFFNELIKKKGLPTNDTHFSSIKAMDGRINYLGRFDIKGEYQNYILIVELTSKTFDESKGYPELLLDDHIKKVYSTKSEKFSYARYHNGILVMKRGSCKYPAQLSEIEKSDTSDFFFTKSRVYDHSIVSLNKNTTIVISFLKKSWRDIIVNISYSLILFYTFGVIILLLFFNRRVPIKTHELKYKIQYSIVILVLTPLLILAIGVITYTYLQYKDQNRDDLNKKVQEVTTSLQINFGSTQELNHETASYIGQELNHLSEILWTDINFYDTNGILATSSRPEIFTQGLIGNRMNRKAYNQLKKDYINKFIHTEHIGRLEYLSIYVPFRNDKDKILGYINIPYFSRTNDLVKQITTFVITFVNLFVIILLVCLSVAIIIAQKLTSPLTMIEEKIQTMRFGESNEKIHYPANDEIGKLVQRYNEKVDELEKSAKLLAKNEREGAWREMARQIAHEIKNPLTPMKLNIQYLQKMHNSNSDRFDNYFDKVTQTLIEQIDTLSNIATSFSSFAKIPSASIQEVDLYSVINEVIHLFSSSGTIHWNREDDKPMIVLADKEQLGRLFINLIKNAQQAVLEEQESIIQIDTKSIDNYYQIVIKDNGTGIPLEIQDRLFEPYFTTKSQGTGLGLAIVKKIIETINGSIDFTTSKEDGTTFTIKIKQS, via the coding sequence ATGAACATTATGAATCGTTCCTTCAAAAGTTTCTCATATAGTTTTTTGATTGCATTAATTCTATTAGTTACTGCTACACTATTGAATGGAACTTTTCATAATAAAGGGGATAAAAAGATTGAATTTGAAACATTCCAAAATATTTTCCTTCAAGAGATCGAACTTCTTGACAGCCTTTCAAATCCAATTATCAGCGAAATAAGCAATGAGGACAATATTTTAGACTCAACGATTCAAAACATTGCCACAAGTCTACCCTCCAACTTTAGATTATCACTATATAAATCGGGAGAGCTTACCTATTGGAGCAATAACGATTGGTCGTTCTATAATACCTATAACCCCAAATTGATGGGAGATGGTATTCATCAATATCCCAATGGCTGGTACTATAATAAAGCAATTGATATTAATCAAGAGAACACATTAGTCCTCTCTTTTTTAATCAAAGAAGAGTTCTCTTATTCTAATAAATACTTAAAACCATGCTTTAATGGACCATTCTCAGGCATTCACAACATTAATTTACATACAAAGCAGCAGATTTTTAGTATTCCAATACACTCTTCGGAAGGAAAAGCAGCGCTATATATCTCCTATCAAACAAGATCATCTAACGACGATCCTAGTAGGTCTACCCTCCTCTTTATATTAGTATTCCTATCACTAATCTTTTTATATGGTGCTACAACAAGAGTAATAAAAGCTATATATAAAAGTTTTTTCTCCCAACTATTAGCAACGTTAAGTATCTACGTAATCGTCTTTTTTGGGTATAAATACTTTATTATACCCAATCTAAATCTACCTTTTTTTGATCCCTATGATTTAGCGATATGTGGATTCATCGACTCATTAGGAACATTTTTTCTATTAGGTATATGTATCTTCTGTTTTGTTATCAACAACAATATATTGATCATTAATAGCGATCAAAAAAAAGAGAAACACATTAAAATAGTATACTTTGGGATATACCTACTAACCTTACTACTATGGATGTTCTACAGTTACTATCTTAAAATTGGAATTCAAGATTCAAATATTAATCCATTCTTCGCCAAAGAGCTGCAGTTCAACTTCAATAATATACTATTTGTTCTATCTATTGTATTAACATTCTTCTCATTTGTTATCTCATTCCAATCATGGAATCTTATCAATGAGCGTCTTCATCGAGGTTATTCCTTTAAGATTATACTGAGTGCTATTATTCTTCTATGCTCTATCCCTGTCATTTCTTACAACTTAAAACTTCTTGTGGTAGTGACACTACTCTTTGGATTAGCAACAACCATACAGATAAAAACAAAAGAATCTGATCGCTATAAATACCGTTATCTTATTCTATTTCTTTACACATTATTAGGAGCATTTACTTATGTTATTATTTGCAGCCAAGGAGTTCAGGAGAGACTAACAAAACACAGAGAAGTATATGCAGAAAGGATAAAGAATGAGAGAGATCCCAATGCAGAAATCACCTTTGAAAAGATCAGTACTGCAATTCTAAAAGACTCTACACTCACAGAGATGTTATCTGAAGGGCGCAAAATAGATGACTATCTTTTGAGAAGTTATTTTAATGGATACCTTGCCAAATACAATACGACAGTTTCGCTTTATAGTGAATATGATAACCTCAATATTGAGAATAGCGATCAATGGGTTCCAGCGAATCAATTCTTTAATGAGTTAATCAAAAAGAAAGGACTTCCAACTAATGATACCCACTTCTCTTCTATCAAAGCGATGGATGGGAGAATAAACTATCTTGGACGTTTCGATATAAAAGGGGAATATCAAAACTATATTCTTATTGTTGAGCTTACATCAAAAACTTTTGATGAATCTAAAGGTTACCCAGAACTACTTCTAGATGATCACATTAAAAAGGTATATAGCACCAAGTCAGAAAAGTTCTCCTATGCTAGATACCATAATGGCATTCTAGTAATGAAAAGAGGAAGTTGTAAATATCCAGCACAATTGAGTGAGATAGAGAAGAGTGATACATCCGATTTCTTTTTTACAAAATCGCGTGTTTATGACCACTCCATCGTTTCTCTCAATAAAAATACAACCATTGTTATTAGCTTTTTAAAGAAGAGCTGGAGAGATATCATCGTAAATATATCCTACTCGCTAATACTATTCTACACATTTGGGGTAATCATCTTACTGCTTTTTTTTAATCGAAGAGTACCAATAAAAACTCATGAATTAAAGTATAAAATTCAATACTCAATCGTCATCTTAGTATTAACTCCTCTGCTAATTTTAGCCATTGGGGTGATAACCTATACATACCTTCAATACAAAGACCAGAATAGAGATGACTTGAATAAAAAAGTACAAGAGGTGACAACCTCTCTACAAATCAATTTTGGATCTACTCAAGAGTTAAACCACGAGACAGCTTCTTATATCGGACAAGAGCTAAATCATCTCTCTGAGATTCTTTGGACAGATATTAACTTTTATGACACCAATGGAATTCTAGCGACTTCTAGTAGGCCAGAGATCTTTACACAAGGGCTTATTGGAAACCGCATGAATAGAAAAGCATACAACCAACTCAAAAAAGATTATATCAATAAATTCATACATACCGAACACATAGGTAGATTGGAATACCTATCTATCTATGTCCCTTTTAGAAACGATAAGGATAAAATCCTAGGATATATCAATATTCCTTACTTCTCAAGAACAAATGATTTAGTAAAACAGATCACAACATTTGTCATAACCTTTGTAAATCTCTTTGTTATAATTCTTTTGGTATGTCTATCTGTCGCAATTATTATTGCTCAAAAACTAACCTCTCCTCTCACCATGATTGAAGAGAAGATACAGACCATGAGATTCGGTGAGAGTAACGAAAAAATACACTATCCCGCCAATGATGAAATTGGAAAGCTTGTACAGAGATACAATGAGAAGGTAGATGAACTAGAGAAAAGTGCCAAACTGCTTGCTAAAAATGAGAGAGAGGGAGCTTGGAGGGAGATGGCACGTCAAATCGCACACGAAATAAAGAACCCGTTGACTCCAATGAAACTGAATATCCAATATCTTCAAAAGATGCACAACAGTAATTCAGACCGTTTCGACAACTATTTTGATAAGGTAACCCAAACCCTCATTGAACAAATTGACACCTTATCCAACATTGCCACCTCATTCTCCTCTTTTGCCAAAATCCCAAGTGCGAGCATTCAAGAGGTAGACCTATATAGTGTGATTAACGAGGTAATCCACCTATTCTCCTCCTCTGGCACAATACACTGGAATAGAGAAGATGACAAACCGATGATTGTTCTTGCTGACAAAGAGCAACTTGGGCGTCTGTTTATCAACTTAATAAAGAATGCACAACAAGCGGTATTAGAAGAACAAGAGAGTATTATTCAGATTGATACTAAGTCAATCGATAATTACTATCAAATTGTCATTAAAGATAATGGTACAGGAATTCCTTTAGAGATACAAGATCGTCTGTTTGAACCATATTTTACCACCAAGAGTCAAGGGACAGGACTAGGATTGGCCATTGTTAAAAAAATTATTGAAACGATTAATGGTTCTATTGACTTTACTACAAGCAAAGAAGATGGAACCACCTTTACCATAAAAATCAAACAATCATAA
- the rlmH gene encoding 23S rRNA (pseudouridine(1915)-N(3))-methyltransferase RlmH: MKITFLVIGKTDQKYLQEGINIFEKRLGHYIPYEMKIIPDIKNTKNLSENQQKEKEGEMILQQVQNSDVMILMDERGQMFDSVDFSKYLEKKMVMGTRNLIFVIGGPYGFAQKIYDRSNGKISLSKMTFSHQMVRLIFVEQLYRAMTILKNEPYHHQ, from the coding sequence ATGAAGATAACATTTTTAGTAATAGGCAAAACAGATCAAAAATATCTCCAAGAAGGAATAAACATCTTTGAAAAGAGGTTGGGACACTATATTCCTTACGAAATGAAAATTATTCCTGACATCAAAAACACTAAAAATCTTAGTGAGAATCAGCAGAAAGAGAAAGAAGGTGAAATGATTCTTCAACAAGTACAGAACAGTGATGTGATGATTCTTATGGACGAAAGGGGACAAATGTTTGATTCTGTAGATTTTTCTAAATATCTTGAGAAAAAGATGGTAATGGGGACACGAAATTTAATCTTTGTAATTGGAGGGCCTTATGGATTTGCACAGAAAATATACGACAGGTCCAATGGAAAGATATCCCTCTCTAAGATGACATTTTCACACCAGATGGTTCGACTTATTTTTGTTGAACAACTTTATAGAGCCATGACCATTCTAAAAAACGAACCATATCATCATCAATAA
- a CDS encoding DUF4783 domain-containing protein: MKSFIHKSILAILFICVAMVAQAGIVDKVSNALTQGDASRLAAFFNESVELVVLDKEGIYSKDQAKVIVTSFFNKYQPTKFTSLHNGGKPDATYVIGNLVTSSGQFRVYFLVKGTDSNQKVYQLRFEKE, encoded by the coding sequence ATGAAAAGTTTCATCCATAAGAGTATTTTAGCTATTCTTTTTATCTGTGTTGCGATGGTAGCCCAGGCTGGAATAGTAGATAAAGTATCCAATGCTTTAACTCAAGGAGATGCATCAAGACTTGCTGCTTTTTTTAATGAATCCGTAGAGTTAGTAGTATTAGATAAGGAGGGTATTTACAGTAAGGATCAGGCAAAAGTGATTGTGACTTCTTTCTTTAATAAATATCAACCTACCAAGTTTACCTCTCTCCATAATGGGGGGAAACCTGATGCTACCTATGTTATTGGTAATCTAGTTACTTCTAGTGGACAGTTTAGAGTCTATTTCTTAGTAAAAGGAACCGATTCAAATCAAAAAGTGTACCAGTTACGATTTGAGAAAGAGTAA
- a CDS encoding YihY/virulence factor BrkB family protein, which produces MKWNKTYLRRRGLAVFITARKVTIPMMGGVPLYDFIIFFIRGIVGGRLSVRASAIAFNVFVAMFPTIIFLFTLLPYIPIDDFQEQLMGVLFQAMPHNAYYAIEGTINDVLTQPHGGLLSFGFIAAMIFSTSGIDAMISAFNASLHEVDSRSILNQRLVALMLVLIMTLFVTIAVSLIVVGKYLYSWLIMKGILEDNIFSFLLNILRWIVGFAFLYCAYTCLYMFAPAKRAKWSTVSIGGAIAALLTVLISTGFTYYIDNFGRYNTLYGSIGAMLVVLMWLYLNSYSLIIGFEFNTSLKEAGSHLNRQSKRKKISLLSIFE; this is translated from the coding sequence ATGAAGTGGAATAAGACCTATCTTAGAAGAAGGGGATTGGCTGTTTTTATTACTGCCCGAAAAGTTACTATCCCAATGATGGGAGGCGTGCCTCTCTATGATTTTATAATTTTCTTTATTAGGGGTATTGTGGGAGGCCGTCTGAGTGTTCGGGCTTCTGCCATTGCTTTTAATGTCTTTGTCGCAATGTTCCCTACCATCATTTTTCTTTTTACTCTCCTTCCGTATATTCCAATTGATGACTTTCAGGAACAGTTGATGGGAGTGCTATTTCAAGCGATGCCTCATAATGCATACTATGCGATAGAGGGAACGATTAATGATGTTTTGACGCAACCTCATGGAGGATTACTTAGCTTCGGTTTTATTGCAGCAATGATATTCTCCACAAGTGGTATTGATGCAATGATTAGTGCCTTTAATGCTTCGCTCCATGAAGTAGATTCTAGGTCTATATTGAATCAGCGATTGGTGGCACTAATGCTTGTCCTCATCATGACTTTATTTGTGACTATTGCTGTATCCTTGATTGTTGTAGGAAAATATCTCTACTCTTGGCTTATAATGAAAGGAATCCTGGAAGATAATATTTTCTCTTTTTTGCTGAATATCCTTCGCTGGATTGTGGGTTTTGCTTTTTTATATTGTGCTTATACATGCCTCTATATGTTTGCACCAGCCAAAAGAGCAAAATGGTCAACGGTATCTATTGGAGGTGCTATTGCAGCATTATTGACTGTTTTAATATCTACCGGATTTACCTATTATATCGACAATTTTGGACGTTATAACACCCTTTATGGTTCTATTGGTGCCATGTTGGTTGTGTTGATGTGGTTGTATCTAAATTCATACTCGTTGATTATTGGTTTTGAGTTTAATACCAGTCTGAAAGAGGCAGGCTCTCATTTAAATAGACAATCAAAGAGAAAAAAGATATCTTTGCTTTCTATTTTTGAATAA
- the ruvC gene encoding crossover junction endodeoxyribonuclease RuvC — translation MGYGVVEVVQGKLKLISMGVVKTSEFNTHYDKIHHIFQRTLSLVKQYNPDEVALEAPFFGKNVQSMLKLGRAQGVAMVAALSLEKQVFEYAPLKIKQAITGSGSASKEQVAYFLKSMFKIEILPKELDATDGLAAAVCHHLQERNPLKRSGASSWSDFIKKNPNKVVK, via the coding sequence ATGGGTTATGGTGTGGTTGAAGTCGTTCAAGGAAAGTTGAAACTTATATCTATGGGTGTCGTAAAGACTTCAGAGTTTAATACCCATTATGATAAGATACATCATATTTTTCAGCGAACCCTCTCTCTTGTGAAACAGTATAATCCAGATGAGGTGGCACTAGAAGCTCCTTTCTTTGGAAAGAATGTTCAGTCGATGTTGAAACTTGGAAGAGCTCAAGGGGTTGCAATGGTTGCTGCACTCTCTCTTGAAAAACAAGTGTTTGAATATGCTCCTTTGAAAATAAAACAAGCAATCACCGGAAGTGGTAGTGCTAGTAAAGAACAGGTAGCATACTTCTTAAAAAGTATGTTTAAAATAGAGATCCTGCCTAAAGAACTAGATGCTACTGATGGATTGGCTGCGGCAGTATGTCATCATCTACAAGAGAGAAATCCTTTAAAAAGATCTGGCGCCTCATCGTGGTCCGATTTTATAAAAAAGAATCCGAATAAAGTAGTCAAATGA
- the deoD gene encoding purine-nucleoside phosphorylase, giving the protein MSVHNEAKKGDIAETVLLPGDPQRAKFIAENFLEDAVCYNNVRGMLGYTGTYKGKRVSVQGTGMGIPSISIVVTELITEYDCKNLIRIGTCGSMQEDVHVRDLILGLGACTDSNVNRIRFGGKDYAAIADFDLLLKAYNKATDKGFTTHVGNILSSDTFYHDEHLGDVSKAWREFGVMAVEMEAAALYTIAAKHKRKALTILTVSDHIITGEATTAEERQNTFTKMMEVALELA; this is encoded by the coding sequence ATGAGTGTACATAACGAAGCAAAAAAAGGGGATATTGCCGAAACTGTACTTCTTCCTGGAGATCCACAGAGAGCGAAATTTATCGCAGAGAATTTTCTAGAAGATGCTGTTTGCTATAACAATGTTCGAGGAATGTTGGGATACACCGGCACATACAAAGGGAAAAGAGTGAGCGTTCAAGGAACTGGAATGGGTATACCATCTATTTCTATTGTCGTAACAGAGCTTATCACCGAGTATGATTGTAAAAACCTTATTCGAATTGGAACATGTGGTTCAATGCAGGAAGATGTACATGTAAGAGATCTTATTCTAGGACTTGGAGCATGTACAGATAGTAACGTCAACCGTATCCGTTTTGGAGGAAAAGATTATGCAGCAATTGCTGACTTCGATCTTCTTCTAAAAGCTTACAACAAAGCTACAGACAAAGGATTTACAACGCATGTTGGAAATATTCTTAGTTCGGATACATTCTATCATGATGAACATCTTGGAGATGTATCAAAAGCATGGAGAGAATTTGGCGTTATGGCAGTAGAGATGGAAGCTGCAGCACTTTATACAATTGCTGCGAAACACAAAAGAAAAGCGTTAACCATCCTAACTGTTAGTGACCACATTATTACAGGTGAGGCAACCACCGCAGAAGAAAGACAGAACACTTTCACCAAGATGATGGAAGTAGCACTTGAGCTTGCTTAA
- a CDS encoding nucleoside deaminase, whose protein sequence is MEPFNDNYFMKQALIEADIAFQEGEIPIGAIIVSEGHIIGKGHNRTECLNDVTAHAEMQAITAAAETLGGKYLNNCTLYVTVEPCSMCAGALGWSQISKVVYGTGDNKRGFTNISPKALHPKTEITAGVLEEQCKEMMDHFFKTKRG, encoded by the coding sequence ATAGAGCCATTTAATGACAACTACTTTATGAAACAAGCCCTTATAGAAGCAGATATTGCGTTTCAAGAAGGAGAAATCCCTATTGGCGCTATTATCGTTTCGGAAGGGCATATTATTGGGAAGGGACATAATCGGACAGAATGTCTAAACGATGTAACAGCCCATGCAGAAATGCAAGCCATTACTGCTGCTGCTGAAACTCTTGGCGGTAAATATTTAAACAACTGTACCCTATATGTTACTGTCGAACCATGTTCTATGTGTGCTGGAGCATTAGGGTGGTCACAAATTAGTAAAGTAGTATACGGAACAGGTGATAACAAAAGAGGATTTACAAACATTTCACCTAAGGCCCTTCACCCCAAGACAGAAATCACAGCAGGAGTCTTAGAAGAACAATGCAAAGAGATGATGGATCACTTCTTTAAAACCAAAAGAGGTTAA
- a CDS encoding 3-phosphoshikimate 1-carboxyvinyltransferase: MRYKIEKKDNALQGVITLPASKSICNRALIMNALSPSPIQIENISESDDSKVMLKALSLDSNTIDIGHAGTAMRFLTAFFSQKEGEWILTGSSRMKERPIAVLVEALKKMGAEISYTEKEGYPPLKIKGKNLQGGALSLDGSVSSQYISAILMLAPTLKDGIELTLTNRVISRSYIELTLEMMKHFGVESHFEENKITITPQQYKATEFLCESDWTGASYIYQIAALCDNVDLTLPYLFKNSLQGDCAIINWFEKFGITTTETDKGLQIKKTGQFTEDKLELDFILNPDVAQTMAVLCGILKIPFHFSGLETLKIKETDRIHALQVECAKMGMKLIEPIEGSLSWDGTFDQSLKQEPNIFDTYKDHRMAMSYCAVGMFNHPIYINEPMVVTKSYPRFWDDMKNAGFTIEEVKKN, encoded by the coding sequence ATGAGATATAAGATAGAAAAGAAAGACAACGCTTTACAGGGAGTAATTACACTTCCTGCATCAAAGAGTATCTGTAATAGAGCATTGATCATGAATGCACTATCGCCCTCTCCTATCCAAATAGAGAATATTTCTGAAAGTGATGACTCTAAAGTCATGCTCAAAGCACTATCACTAGACAGCAATACTATAGATATAGGACATGCTGGTACAGCAATGAGATTCCTAACCGCCTTTTTCTCACAAAAAGAGGGAGAATGGATTCTTACAGGTTCTTCAAGAATGAAGGAGAGACCTATAGCAGTACTTGTAGAGGCTCTAAAGAAGATGGGTGCTGAAATATCATATACAGAAAAAGAGGGATACCCTCCACTAAAAATAAAAGGGAAAAACCTACAAGGGGGTGCACTATCATTGGATGGAAGTGTCAGCAGTCAATATATCTCTGCAATATTAATGTTAGCTCCTACACTAAAAGATGGAATCGAATTGACATTAACAAACAGAGTAATCTCGAGGTCCTATATTGAGCTTACATTAGAGATGATGAAGCATTTTGGGGTAGAATCTCATTTTGAAGAGAACAAAATCACCATTACACCTCAACAATACAAAGCAACAGAATTTCTTTGCGAGAGCGACTGGACAGGCGCCTCTTATATATATCAAATAGCTGCACTTTGCGATAACGTAGACCTCACCTTACCATATTTATTTAAAAACAGCTTACAAGGAGACTGTGCCATCATCAACTGGTTCGAGAAATTTGGTATTACAACAACCGAAACAGATAAGGGGTTACAAATTAAAAAAACGGGGCAATTCACAGAGGATAAACTAGAATTAGACTTCATCCTAAATCCAGATGTAGCCCAAACGATGGCAGTCCTTTGTGGTATTTTAAAAATACCTTTCCATTTCAGCGGTCTTGAGACGTTGAAGATTAAGGAGACTGATCGAATCCATGCTCTTCAAGTAGAGTGTGCAAAAATGGGGATGAAACTAATAGAGCCAATAGAAGGAAGTCTTTCTTGGGATGGAACTTTCGATCAATCACTAAAACAAGAACCCAATATCTTTGACACATACAAAGACCACAGAATGGCGATGTCATACTGTGCTGTTGGAATGTTCAATCACCCCATCTATATCAACGAACCAATGGTAGTAACCAAATCATATCCAAGATTTTGGGATGACATGAAAAATGCAGGTTTCACTATCGAAGAGGTCAAAAAAAATTAA